A genome region from Nocardia sp. NBC_00565 includes the following:
- a CDS encoding methylated-DNA--[protein]-cysteine S-methyltransferase has protein sequence MTPMSASARPVTGSALFDTAIGTCAIAWTDGAVFRFRLPEASPDATRARITRPSSRIPDAEEIPEQAPTGRIADAIAGIRAHLAGELDDLRWIPVTTNGIPEFHRAVYTVTRAIDPGHTLSYGQVADRIGAPGAAQAVGQALGRNPIPLIIPCHRVLAADHALTGFSAPGGITTKQHLLAIERTPGFGEPTLF, from the coding sequence CTGACCCCTATGAGTGCTTCCGCGCGCCCGGTGACCGGGTCGGCGCTGTTCGACACCGCGATCGGCACCTGCGCGATCGCGTGGACCGATGGCGCCGTATTCCGATTCCGGCTCCCCGAGGCGAGCCCCGACGCGACGCGGGCGCGAATCACGCGCCCCAGCAGCAGGATTCCGGACGCCGAGGAAATCCCCGAGCAAGCACCCACCGGCCGGATCGCCGATGCCATCGCGGGTATCCGCGCCCACCTCGCCGGCGAACTCGATGATCTGCGCTGGATTCCCGTGACCACCAACGGAATCCCCGAATTCCACCGCGCCGTCTACACCGTGACCCGCGCCATCGACCCCGGCCACACCCTCAGCTACGGCCAGGTGGCCGACCGCATCGGCGCCCCCGGCGCGGCCCAAGCCGTCGGACAAGCCCTGGGCCGCAACCCCATCCCCCTGATCATCCCCTGCCACCGCGTCCTAGCCGCCGACCACGCCCTCACCGGTTTCTCCGCCCCCGGCGGCATCACCACCAAACAACACCTCCTGGCAATCGAACGCACCCCCGGCTTCGGCGAACCCACCCTCTTCTGA
- a CDS encoding type II toxin-antitoxin system VapB family antitoxin, whose product MARTVIDLDDQLLADVSKTLGTGTKKDTVHAALREVLENRRRALALIRLQDAAADGAFDLDLLEDKRKYRR is encoded by the coding sequence GTGGCGCGAACCGTGATCGACCTCGATGATCAACTACTTGCCGACGTGTCGAAGACACTGGGCACCGGCACGAAGAAAGACACTGTGCACGCGGCGCTCCGCGAAGTGCTGGAGAACCGGCGTCGAGCTCTCGCCTTGATCCGCCTCCAGGACGCCGCCGCCGATGGCGCCTTCGATCTGGACCTACTCGAGGACAAGCGGAAATACCGCCGGTGA
- a CDS encoding PIN domain nuclease, giving the protein MSAAQFLIDTSALVPIMKQDPDAFAWQRAAAAGLIAVCPIVELEFFHSVRSAADREQTIEDMRVLFGWEPIDDRAFDRAWEVQGELTKRAQHRSAGPVDLVLAATAELRGLTLLHRDHDFDCIAAVTGQPHQWLGSQARADRA; this is encoded by the coding sequence GTGAGCGCGGCCCAATTCCTCATCGACACCAGTGCCTTGGTGCCGATCATGAAGCAGGATCCGGACGCGTTTGCCTGGCAGCGTGCGGCCGCGGCCGGGTTGATCGCCGTCTGCCCGATCGTCGAGTTGGAGTTCTTCCACTCTGTGCGGTCTGCGGCCGATCGGGAACAGACCATCGAGGACATGCGGGTGCTGTTCGGTTGGGAACCCATCGATGACCGGGCCTTCGACCGCGCCTGGGAGGTTCAAGGGGAGCTCACGAAGCGGGCGCAACATCGGAGCGCAGGCCCTGTTGATCTTGTTCTTGCCGCCACGGCGGAGCTGCGCGGATTGACGCTGCTACATCGAGATCACGACTTCGACTGCATCGCTGCGGTTACCGGGCAGCCGCATCAGTGGCTGGGGTCCCAGGCGCGGGCCGATCGGGCATAG
- a CDS encoding cupin domain-containing protein, with protein MSDERPALAVALDLEPHPEGGWYRETWRSGVEFTPAGYQGARASATGIYFLLLPGEKSAPHTVRSDEVWLWHRGGPLVLDIGGEEVVLGPDVEHGQVLQAVVPGGVSQAARPAGDDYVLVSCIVAPGFDFADFRLD; from the coding sequence ATGAGCGATGAACGACCGGCGCTGGCTGTTGCCCTTGATTTGGAGCCGCATCCGGAGGGTGGGTGGTATCGGGAGACCTGGCGTAGTGGGGTGGAGTTCACGCCAGCGGGATACCAGGGGGCGCGGGCCAGTGCGACGGGGATCTACTTCTTGTTGCTGCCCGGAGAGAAGTCGGCGCCGCATACGGTGCGGTCGGACGAGGTGTGGTTATGGCATCGGGGTGGGCCGCTGGTACTCGACATCGGGGGCGAGGAGGTTGTCCTCGGGCCCGATGTCGAGCACGGGCAGGTATTGCAGGCGGTGGTGCCGGGTGGGGTGAGCCAGGCCGCGCGTCCGGCGGGGGACGACTATGTGCTGGTCAGCTGCATAGTCGCGCCCGGATTCGACTTCGCGGATTTCCGGCTCGACTGA
- a CDS encoding Rieske 2Fe-2S domain-containing protein produces the protein MAVTPQGSGAKVRELDVGSVPTRYARGWHCLGLAKSFRDGKPHAVEVFGTKLVVWADTNDELRVLDAYCRHMGGDLSMGEVKGDDIACPFHDWRWSGTNGKCTAIPYARRVPPLARTRKWTTLERNGQLFVWHDHEGSQPPPEVTIPHIVGPYTDADGNPSEQLDSGWTDWTWNSMLIEGANCREIIDNVVDMAHFFYIHFAFPTYFKNVFEGHIATQFLETKGRPDIGMASKYGGDTLLKSEASYFGPSYMINPLVNIYSGYEVKSVLINCHYPVSQDSFVLQWGVSLEKPKGVDGEMADKLAAKMTEGISVGFLQDVEIWKHKSKVENPLLCEEDGPVYQLRRWYDQFYADLADVTEKMTQRFEFEVDTTKANEAWEAEVAENLRRKRETEAEAGV, from the coding sequence ATGGCAGTTACCCCACAGGGGAGCGGTGCGAAGGTTCGAGAGCTCGATGTGGGCTCCGTACCGACCCGATATGCGCGGGGATGGCATTGCCTCGGCCTGGCGAAGTCGTTCCGCGACGGCAAGCCACACGCCGTCGAGGTGTTCGGCACCAAGCTCGTCGTCTGGGCCGATACCAATGACGAACTGCGGGTGCTGGACGCCTACTGCAGGCATATGGGCGGCGATCTGAGTATGGGCGAGGTCAAGGGCGATGACATCGCCTGCCCGTTCCACGACTGGCGCTGGTCCGGCACCAACGGCAAGTGCACGGCGATTCCCTACGCGCGGCGGGTTCCGCCGCTGGCGCGGACCCGCAAGTGGACCACGCTCGAGCGCAACGGACAGTTGTTCGTCTGGCACGACCACGAGGGCAGCCAGCCGCCACCCGAGGTGACCATTCCGCACATCGTCGGCCCGTACACCGACGCGGACGGCAACCCGAGCGAGCAACTCGACAGCGGCTGGACCGACTGGACCTGGAACTCCATGTTGATCGAGGGCGCGAACTGCCGCGAGATCATCGACAACGTGGTCGATATGGCCCATTTCTTCTACATCCACTTCGCGTTCCCGACGTACTTCAAGAACGTCTTCGAGGGGCATATCGCCACGCAGTTCCTGGAGACCAAGGGCCGTCCCGATATCGGCATGGCCTCCAAGTATGGCGGCGATACCCTGCTGAAGTCGGAGGCGTCGTACTTCGGGCCGTCGTACATGATCAATCCGCTGGTCAACATCTACAGCGGCTACGAGGTCAAGAGCGTCCTGATCAACTGCCACTACCCGGTGTCGCAGGATTCCTTTGTCCTGCAATGGGGTGTTTCGCTGGAGAAGCCGAAGGGCGTCGACGGCGAGATGGCCGACAAGTTGGCGGCGAAGATGACCGAGGGCATCAGCGTCGGCTTCCTGCAGGATGTGGAGATCTGGAAGCACAAGTCCAAGGTCGAGAATCCGCTGCTCTGCGAGGAGGACGGCCCGGTCTACCAGCTGCGTCGCTGGTATGACCAGTTCTATGCGGACCTGGCCGACGTGACCGAGAAGATGACCCAGCGCTTCGAATTCGAGGTGGACACCACCAAGGCCAATGAGGCATGGGAGGCCGAGGTCGCCGAAAACCTGCGGCGCAAGCGGGAAACGGAAGCGGAAGCAGGAGTCTGA
- the hsaA gene encoding 3-hydroxy-9,10-secoandrosta-1,3,5(10)-triene-9,17-dione monooxygenase oxygenase subunit: MTQEVTERVEALLPTLRERAQEAEDLRRIPDESMKALQETGFFRLLQPKQWGGHAADPVVFYDTVRKLASACGSTGWVAGIVGVHNWHLALFAQQAQEDVWGEDNEVRISSSYAPMGAGTVVDGGYLVKGAWAWSSGSDHATWAVLGGPVIKDGKPVDFGSFLIPRTDYRIDDVWNVVGLRGTGSNTVVVEDVFVPSHRFLSFRAMSELKSPGLEQNTDPVYKMPWGTIHPTTISTPIVGMAYGAYAAHVEHQGKRVRAAYAGEKAKDDPFTKVRVAEASSDIDAAWRQLSGNVADEYALLVAGKEIPFDLRVRARRDQVRATGRAIASIDKLFEASGATALANGTPLQRFWRDAHAGRVHAANDPERAYVMYGTHEFGLPVTDGMV; the protein is encoded by the coding sequence ATGACGCAAGAAGTGACCGAACGGGTCGAAGCACTGTTGCCGACGCTGCGCGAGCGCGCGCAGGAGGCGGAGGACCTGCGGCGCATCCCCGACGAATCGATGAAGGCGCTGCAGGAGACCGGGTTCTTCCGCCTGCTCCAGCCCAAGCAGTGGGGCGGGCACGCTGCCGACCCGGTCGTCTTCTACGACACCGTCCGCAAGCTCGCCAGCGCATGCGGCTCCACCGGCTGGGTGGCCGGCATCGTCGGCGTGCACAACTGGCACCTCGCACTGTTCGCACAGCAGGCGCAGGAAGATGTGTGGGGCGAAGACAACGAGGTTCGCATCTCCTCGTCCTACGCTCCGATGGGCGCGGGCACCGTCGTCGACGGCGGCTACCTCGTCAAGGGTGCGTGGGCCTGGTCCTCGGGCTCCGATCACGCGACCTGGGCGGTGCTCGGCGGCCCGGTGATCAAGGACGGCAAGCCGGTCGACTTCGGCAGCTTCCTGATTCCGCGCACCGACTACCGCATCGATGATGTGTGGAATGTGGTCGGCCTGCGCGGCACCGGCTCCAATACCGTTGTGGTGGAGGATGTTTTCGTGCCGTCGCATCGGTTCCTGAGCTTCCGGGCGATGAGCGAGCTGAAATCTCCTGGCCTGGAACAGAACACCGACCCGGTGTACAAGATGCCGTGGGGCACTATCCATCCCACGACCATCTCCACCCCGATCGTCGGCATGGCCTACGGTGCATACGCCGCTCATGTCGAACATCAGGGCAAGCGGGTGCGCGCGGCCTACGCCGGTGAGAAGGCGAAGGACGATCCGTTCACCAAGGTGCGGGTCGCCGAGGCCTCCAGCGATATCGACGCGGCCTGGCGTCAGCTGTCGGGCAATGTCGCCGACGAATACGCACTGCTGGTGGCGGGCAAGGAGATTCCGTTCGACCTGCGGGTGCGCGCCCGCCGCGACCAGGTGCGCGCGACCGGCCGGGCGATCGCTTCGATCGATAAGCTCTTCGAGGCCTCCGGCGCCACCGCGCTCGCGAACGGTACTCCACTGCAGCGCTTCTGGCGGGACGCGCACGCCGGTCGGGTGCACGCGGCCAACGATCCCGAGCGCGCCTACGTCATGTACGGCACGCACGAATTCGGGCTCCCGGTCACCGACGGCATGGTCTAG
- the hsaD gene encoding 4,5:9,10-diseco-3-hydroxy-5,9,17-trioxoandrosta-1(10),2-diene-4-oate hydrolase, which translates to MTATTELTYQSTSRYAQVRPDLRLHYHEAGVGNGPTIVLLHGGGPGASSWSNFARNIPVLARNFHVLAVDQPGFGLSDKPVDHPQYFVHSATALNDLLDTLEITGRVHLLGNSLGGGAAVRFALDFPDRAGKLVLMGPGGLSVNLFAPDPTEGVKNLAKFNYEPTRANLEAFLRIMVFDQSLITDELIDERFASASTPEALAATRAMGKSFAGADFEQGMIWREAYKLRQPVLLIWGREDRVNPLDGALVATKMIPRVQLHVFGGCGHWAQLEKFDEFNRLATDFLAGVKEK; encoded by the coding sequence GTGACGGCGACCACCGAACTCACCTATCAATCGACCTCGCGGTACGCGCAGGTGCGGCCCGATCTGCGCCTGCACTACCACGAGGCCGGAGTAGGCAACGGCCCGACGATCGTGCTGCTGCACGGCGGCGGACCCGGCGCCTCCTCCTGGTCGAATTTCGCCCGCAATATCCCGGTGCTGGCACGGAACTTTCATGTGCTCGCCGTGGATCAGCCCGGATTCGGGCTATCGGATAAGCCGGTCGATCATCCGCAGTACTTCGTGCACAGCGCCACGGCGCTGAACGATCTGCTGGACACGTTGGAGATCACCGGGCGGGTGCATCTGCTCGGTAACTCGCTCGGCGGTGGCGCGGCGGTGCGGTTCGCGCTGGACTTCCCGGATCGTGCGGGCAAGCTGGTGCTGATGGGCCCGGGCGGGTTGAGCGTCAACCTGTTCGCGCCGGACCCGACCGAGGGCGTCAAGAACCTCGCGAAGTTCAATTATGAGCCGACCAGGGCGAACCTGGAGGCCTTCCTGCGGATCATGGTCTTCGATCAGTCGCTGATCACCGACGAGCTGATCGACGAGCGTTTCGCCTCGGCGAGCACGCCCGAGGCGCTGGCCGCGACCAGGGCGATGGGAAAGTCGTTCGCCGGCGCCGATTTCGAGCAGGGCATGATCTGGCGTGAGGCGTACAAGCTGCGTCAGCCGGTGCTGCTCATCTGGGGCCGCGAGGATCGGGTGAATCCGCTCGACGGCGCGCTGGTCGCGACGAAGATGATTCCCCGGGTGCAGTTGCACGTGTTCGGTGGTTGCGGGCACTGGGCCCAGCTGGAGAAATTCGACGAATTCAACCGGCTGGCAACGGATTTCCTTGCCGGTGTGAAGGAGAAATGA
- the hsaC gene encoding iron-dependent extradiol dioxygenase HsaC, translating to MGIRSLAYLRIEATDMAAWREYGLKVLGMVEGKGGNPEALYLRMDDFPARLVIVPGEKDQLQVSGWETANAAELQDIRDRLDAAGVPFKEGTAQEKADRRVYDLISFEDPSGNTLEAFHGAALEHRRVVSPYGHRFVTGEQGLGHVVLSTKDDAAALTFYRDVLGFRLRDSMRLPPQMVGRPADGEPAWLRFFGCNPRHHSLAFLPMPTPSGIVHLMLEVEGSDDVGLCLDRALRKKVKMSATLGRHVNDKMLSFYMKTPGGFDVEFGCEGLEVDDTDWIARESTAVSLWGHDFTVGQRQQ from the coding sequence ATGGGCATTCGATCGCTGGCGTATCTGCGCATCGAGGCCACCGATATGGCGGCCTGGCGCGAGTACGGGCTCAAGGTACTCGGCATGGTCGAGGGCAAGGGCGGTAATCCCGAGGCACTCTACCTGCGTATGGACGATTTTCCCGCACGCCTGGTCATCGTGCCCGGGGAGAAGGATCAGCTGCAGGTCTCCGGCTGGGAAACCGCCAATGCCGCTGAACTGCAGGATATTCGGGACCGGCTGGACGCGGCGGGAGTGCCGTTCAAGGAGGGCACGGCACAGGAGAAGGCCGATCGCCGGGTCTATGATCTGATCTCCTTCGAGGACCCTTCGGGCAACACCCTGGAGGCGTTTCACGGTGCGGCACTGGAACATCGGCGTGTGGTCAGCCCCTACGGGCACCGGTTCGTCACGGGCGAACAGGGCCTGGGCCATGTGGTGCTCAGCACCAAGGACGACGCCGCCGCGCTGACCTTCTACCGCGATGTGCTCGGCTTCCGGCTGCGCGACTCGATGCGGCTGCCACCGCAGATGGTCGGACGGCCCGCCGACGGCGAACCGGCCTGGTTGCGGTTCTTCGGCTGCAACCCGCGCCATCACTCGCTGGCCTTCCTGCCCATGCCGACGCCGAGTGGCATCGTGCACCTCATGCTCGAGGTGGAGGGTTCCGATGATGTCGGTCTCTGCCTGGACCGCGCGCTGCGCAAGAAGGTGAAGATGTCGGCGACGCTGGGTCGCCATGTCAACGACAAGATGCTGTCGTTCTATATGAAGACACCGGGTGGCTTCGATGTCGAGTTCGGTTGCGAAGGTTTGGAAGTCGACGACACCGACTGGATCGCGCGGGAATCCACGGCGGTCAGCCTGTGGGGTCACGACTTCACGGTCGGACAGCGGCAGCAGTAA
- the hsaB gene encoding 3-hydroxy-9,10-secoandrosta-1,3,5(10)-triene-9,17-dione monooxygenase reductase subunit, whose protein sequence is MTTDEYPAIDGRQFRNVLGQFCTGITVITTLAADSTPIGFACQSFAALSLDPPLVLFCPTKTSRSWAAIEQSGRFCVNVLAEEQQQLCARFGSRETDKFAETNWHTSELELPLLDDALATIQCTVDSVVDGGDHFMVIGRVLALSESTSSGRPLLFYRGQYTAIEPDKTVPAPWRHDLEHFLTTTTLDTWL, encoded by the coding sequence ATGACGACCGACGAGTACCCGGCGATCGACGGGCGGCAGTTCCGAAATGTGTTGGGGCAGTTCTGCACCGGCATCACGGTGATCACCACCTTGGCTGCCGACAGCACCCCGATCGGCTTCGCCTGCCAATCGTTCGCCGCCCTCTCCCTCGACCCACCCCTGGTGCTGTTCTGCCCCACCAAGACCTCCCGCTCCTGGGCAGCCATCGAACAGTCCGGACGTTTCTGCGTCAACGTCCTGGCCGAAGAACAGCAGCAACTGTGTGCCCGCTTCGGTTCCCGCGAAACCGATAAGTTCGCCGAAACCAACTGGCACACCTCGGAACTGGAGCTCCCGCTCCTGGACGACGCCCTGGCCACCATCCAGTGCACGGTGGACAGCGTCGTCGACGGCGGCGATCACTTCATGGTGATCGGCCGAGTGCTGGCCCTGTCGGAGTCGACCAGCTCCGGCAGGCCGCTGTTGTTCTACCGCGGGCAGTACACGGCCATCGAGCCGGACAAGACCGTGCCCGCACCTTGGCGGCATGATCTGGAGCACTTCCTCACGACGACAACGCTGGACACCTGGCTATAG
- a CDS encoding cytochrome P450, with protein sequence MSTPQSRAHAPSCPVVHGSPLAFDGPKVPLYSSEFAADPHRVYREMQRQYGSLAPVELAPGVPATLVVGYDTAVRILNDPEHFPADPRTWQKNIPTDCPVLPLMEWRPIASKSTGGDFLRYRQATTASINEVDLYAFHTTVEKIAIPLINTFCQTGTADLISQYSFPLTFGVANALLGCPPEIGQRIAAAMAAMFDGIEAENGNKMLSKAMLELVSLKRTQPGNDITSLLLRHPAELDDVEVVHQVAGFYGAGIEFQQNLIVNTLLLILTDDRFGGSVLGGTLSTRDALDEVLFNDPPLANFLTTYPRQPVLIDDVWLPAHQPIVISMAACNNDPAIRAEDHTGNRSHLAWGIGPHACPAQSLSYLIAQDAIDQLLDALPEIRLAIPADAPTWRPGPFHRALAALPVTFPSSAPLNTY encoded by the coding sequence TTGAGTACGCCACAGTCCCGAGCGCACGCCCCATCCTGTCCGGTCGTCCACGGCTCGCCGTTGGCTTTCGACGGCCCGAAGGTGCCGCTGTACTCGTCGGAATTCGCCGCGGATCCGCACCGCGTCTACCGTGAAATGCAAAGGCAGTACGGCTCTTTGGCGCCGGTGGAGTTGGCGCCGGGCGTACCGGCCACATTGGTGGTCGGGTACGACACCGCGGTGCGGATCCTCAACGATCCCGAACACTTCCCTGCCGATCCACGCACCTGGCAGAAGAACATCCCGACCGACTGCCCCGTCCTCCCGCTTATGGAGTGGCGCCCCATCGCGAGTAAAAGCACCGGGGGGGACTTCCTGCGCTACCGGCAGGCCACTACCGCGAGCATCAACGAGGTAGATCTGTATGCTTTCCACACCACCGTGGAGAAGATCGCCATCCCGCTGATCAACACCTTCTGCCAGACCGGTACGGCCGATCTGATCAGCCAGTACTCGTTCCCGCTGACGTTCGGGGTCGCCAATGCCCTGCTCGGCTGCCCGCCGGAGATCGGACAGCGGATCGCCGCCGCCATGGCCGCGATGTTCGATGGGATCGAGGCCGAGAACGGCAACAAGATGCTCAGCAAGGCGATGCTGGAACTGGTGTCCCTCAAACGGACCCAACCCGGCAACGACATCACCTCACTGCTGCTGCGGCATCCGGCCGAACTCGATGATGTGGAGGTGGTCCACCAGGTGGCGGGCTTCTACGGCGCGGGGATCGAATTCCAACAGAACCTGATCGTCAACACCCTGCTTCTGATCCTCACCGACGACCGGTTCGGCGGAAGTGTCCTGGGCGGGACCCTGTCCACCCGCGACGCCCTCGACGAGGTCTTGTTCAACGACCCACCACTGGCTAACTTCCTCACCACCTACCCCCGTCAGCCGGTCCTCATCGACGACGTCTGGCTGCCCGCACATCAGCCGATCGTCATCAGCATGGCCGCCTGCAACAACGACCCCGCGATCCGGGCCGAGGATCACACAGGCAATCGCTCGCATCTGGCGTGGGGGATCGGCCCACACGCCTGCCCCGCGCAATCCCTGTCTTACCTGATCGCTCAGGACGCCATCGATCAGCTTCTCGATGCGCTACCCGAGATCCGGCTGGCCATACCGGCCGACGCACCGACCTGGCGGCCGGGTCCCTTCCACCGGGCCTTGGCAGCTCTGCCGGTCACCTTTCCCTCGTCTGCTCCGTTGAACACGTACTGA
- a CDS encoding MFS transporter, producing MSTTLAADTRASATSRAGRLRSGIVLVTLLTCQLMIVLDVTVMNVALPRIRTDLHFSATGLSWVMNAYTLVFGGLLLLGGRVGDLFGRRNLFIAGTTLFTLASLAGGLAPSATWLLIARVVQGVGAAMAGPSTLALLTTTFSEPKARMRVLALFSGMSSAGFAIGLIVGGLLTEWLSWRSALFINVPFGLAVVVLALRFLPDAERQPARLDLPGAVTATTGVAALVYGFISAASNGWGNEMTDIWLAVGIALLIAFVAIEARTAQPLLPLRLFADRNRAAAYANMFLGPMAGMSMFFFLTQYLQEVRGLTALATGFAFLPTALLMFTMIRLIPRLLPRFGPKPVTLIGTLTMAAGLVLLTQLTTDSGYFPLLFVAMILMGCGIGLAFSPLNVIIMSSVPPSEAGAAGGALQTLQQTGAALGLAILVTIFGTASRDAGGSAQHALVGGITTAFAAAVGIAALTFVVALTFRSTRSAA from the coding sequence TTGTCCACCACACTTGCCGCGGACACCCGTGCGTCCGCAACCTCCAGAGCCGGTCGGCTCCGATCCGGCATCGTGCTGGTCACCCTGCTGACCTGCCAATTGATGATCGTCCTCGATGTCACGGTGATGAACGTGGCGCTGCCGCGCATCCGCACCGACCTGCACTTCAGCGCGACCGGCCTGTCCTGGGTGATGAACGCCTACACCCTGGTCTTCGGCGGTCTGCTGCTGCTCGGCGGCCGCGTCGGAGACCTGTTCGGCCGACGAAATCTGTTCATCGCCGGTACAACACTGTTCACGCTGGCCTCGCTGGCGGGCGGGCTGGCCCCATCGGCCACCTGGTTGCTCATCGCCCGTGTCGTGCAGGGTGTCGGCGCGGCCATGGCGGGGCCGTCTACCCTCGCGCTGCTGACCACCACATTCAGTGAACCGAAGGCCAGGATGCGGGTGCTCGCGCTGTTCTCCGGCATGTCCAGTGCGGGTTTTGCGATCGGCCTCATCGTCGGGGGTCTGCTGACCGAATGGTTGAGCTGGCGCTCGGCGCTGTTCATCAATGTGCCCTTCGGCCTGGCCGTCGTGGTGCTCGCACTGCGCTTCCTGCCCGATGCCGAGCGCCAGCCCGCCCGCCTCGACCTGCCCGGCGCGGTCACCGCGACCACCGGCGTGGCCGCGCTGGTCTACGGCTTCATCAGTGCCGCATCGAACGGCTGGGGCAATGAGATGACCGATATCTGGCTGGCCGTCGGCATCGCATTGCTGATCGCCTTCGTGGCCATCGAGGCCAGGACGGCGCAGCCGCTGCTGCCGCTGCGGCTGTTCGCCGATCGCAACCGCGCCGCGGCCTACGCCAATATGTTCCTCGGCCCGATGGCCGGTATGTCGATGTTCTTCTTCCTCACCCAGTACCTCCAGGAGGTGCGTGGATTGACCGCGCTGGCAACGGGTTTCGCCTTCCTGCCGACCGCGCTGCTGATGTTCACGATGATCCGGCTGATCCCGCGGCTGTTGCCGCGCTTCGGTCCGAAACCGGTGACGCTGATCGGCACGCTGACGATGGCGGCCGGGCTGGTGCTGCTGACCCAACTGACCACCGACAGCGGCTACTTCCCACTGCTGTTCGTGGCGATGATCCTGATGGGATGCGGTATCGGCCTTGCCTTCTCACCGCTGAACGTGATCATCATGTCGAGTGTGCCGCCGAGTGAGGCCGGTGCCGCGGGCGGCGCACTGCAGACACTGCAGCAGACCGGCGCCGCACTCGGGCTCGCCATCCTGGTCACCATCTTCGGCACCGCGTCCCGCGACGCCGGAGGTTCGGCGCAACACGCGTTGGTCGGCGGTATCACCACGGCATTCGCCGCGGCGGTCGGCATCGCGGCACTGACCTTCGTGGTCGCGCTCACCTTCCGCAGCACCCGCTCGGCGGCCTGA
- a CDS encoding TetR/AcrR family transcriptional regulator: MTAPPTGRPMRADARRNYERIVTAAQEAFAEQGPDAPLEEIARRAGVGIGTLYRHFPSREVLIEAVYRSSIEVLSARAHELLESHTAVEAFEQWLREQVQWVMDNRSLATTMKAGMDKGSPTFTLCRTLISDAADSLLRAAQESGEIRSDIEPRDLIRLGHGIGVACETTPDAAERLLAVTLDGLRTPGAGR; encoded by the coding sequence ATGACAGCACCGCCGACCGGACGGCCGATGCGCGCGGACGCCCGGCGCAACTACGAGCGGATCGTGACAGCCGCTCAGGAGGCGTTCGCCGAACAAGGACCGGACGCCCCACTGGAGGAGATCGCGCGCCGTGCCGGTGTCGGCATCGGCACGCTGTATCGGCACTTTCCGAGCCGTGAGGTGCTGATCGAGGCCGTATACCGCTCCAGCATCGAGGTATTGAGCGCCCGCGCGCACGAACTGCTCGAAAGTCACACGGCCGTCGAGGCTTTCGAGCAGTGGCTGCGCGAGCAGGTGCAGTGGGTGATGGACAACCGCAGCCTTGCGACCACCATGAAGGCCGGGATGGATAAGGGCTCGCCGACCTTCACGCTGTGCCGGACACTGATCTCCGACGCGGCGGACTCGCTGCTGCGGGCGGCACAGGAATCGGGCGAGATCCGCTCCGATATCGAGCCGCGCGACCTGATCCGATTGGGGCACGGCATCGGCGTAGCCTGCGAGACCACACCCGATGCCGCCGAACGCCTGCTCGCCGTGACCCTCGACGGCCTGCGCACACCAGGGGCAGGCCGCTAG